From the genome of Vicia villosa cultivar HV-30 ecotype Madison, WI linkage group LG2, Vvil1.0, whole genome shotgun sequence, one region includes:
- the LOC131653983 gene encoding zinc finger A20 and AN1 domain-containing stress-associated protein 8-like codes for MDHDQTGCEAAPEGPMLCVNNCGFFGSAATMNMCSKCHKDMMLKQEQATLAASSIGNIMNGSSSSSGVEPAIATNVEISVDSVEPKTISAQPLVASGSEESLEKKPKDGPKRCTNCNKRVGLTGFNCRCGNLFCAVHRYSDKHDCPFDYRTAGRDAIAKANPVVKAEKLDKI; via the coding sequence ATGGACCATGACCAGACTGGATGCGAAGCTGCCCCTGAAGGTCCTATGCTGTGCGTCAACAACTGTGGATTTTTTGGAAGTGCAGCTACCATGAACATGTGTTCCAAGTGCCACAAAGACATGATGCTGAAACAGGAGCAGGCCACGCTTGCAGCATCTTCCATTGGGAACATTATGAATGGTTCCTCAAGCAGCAGTGGAGTTGAACCTGCTATCGCCACCAATGTGGAAATCTCAGTTGATTCAGTGGAGCCCAAAACCATCTCTGCACAACCGTTAGTTGCTTCCGGCTCAGAGGAGAGTTTGGAGAAGAAGCCCAAGGATGGTCCCAAGCGGTGCACCAACTGCAATAAGCGGGTTGGCTTAACAGGATTTAATTGTCGATGCGGTAACCTTTTCTGTGCTGTACATCGCTACTCAGACAAGCATGATTGTCCATTTGATTACCGCACTGCCGGACGGGATGCGATAGCCAAAGCAAACCCGGTTGTCAAAGCTGAGAAGCTTGACAAAATATAG
- the LOC131653982 gene encoding uncharacterized protein LOC131653982: MVKAYKQEHVYKHPWERVTSASWRKFTDPENKRVLSHILDVNTLSTNLDSSSGKLYATRAITVRCPWLVRRIIGEDICHCVESTVVDAKSRSMMLSYRNISMEKFIEVEENTRYDPHPENPNEWTVCKQETRIRIKPLSALASMAEKVEQRCADRFLQNSAKSRDVMERICKYLEAESSSFSV; this comes from the coding sequence ATGGTGAAAGCATACAAACAAGAACACGTTTACAAGCATCCATGGGAACGAGTAACCTCGGCTTCTTGGCGAAAATTCACCGATCCAGAAAACAAACGCGTTCTCTCACACATTCTAGATGTAAACACATTGAGCACAAACCTCGATTCATCCTCCGGGAAGCTTTACGCGACGCGCGCGATAACCGTCCGTTGTCCGTGGCTAGTCCGGAGAATTATCGGCGAAGATATCTGCCACTGTGTTGAATCGACTGTGGTGGATGCGAAATCGCGATCGATGATGCTTAGTTATAGGAATATTAGTATGGAGAAGTTTATTGAAGTGGAGGAGAATACTCGGTATGATCCGCATCCGGAGAATCCGAATGAATGGACTGTTTGTAAGCAGGAGACGCGGATTCGGATTAAGCCGTTGTCGGCTTTGGCTTCTATGGCGGAGAAAGTTGAGCAGAGGTGTGCTGATAGGTTTCTTCAGAATAGTGCTAAGAGTAGGGATGTTATGGAGAGGATTTGCAAGTATCTTGAGGCTGAGTCTAGCTCTTTTTCTGTGTGA